One genomic segment of Naumovozyma castellii chromosome 9, complete genome includes these proteins:
- the ECM33 gene encoding Ecm33p (ancestral locus Anc_3.302) — translation MQFKSGLAIATLMAATTLAANSTHSSIPSSCSLGSSATATAQSDLDKYAGCQTLVGNLTITGDLGSAALANVEEIDGSLIINNATLLSTFSADSVKTITGALTLQQLTVLATASFGSLTKVDSISLITLPGIETFSSELESANQVLITDTSLESVDGFSTLTNCQVFNINNNNYLTTFKSALQSVSDSLQFSYNGQATNVTFDQLVWANNITLRDVKKASFAKLQAVNASIGFFNNSLTSLDLSKLTQVGETFTVVSNDELTSLKAGNLTKIGGGFVVANNTALSNINGFSKLETVGGAIIVTGNYSALDLSSLKSVKGGADFESSSSNFSCTPFKKLASKGNIQGTFICKNGATSTSIKLSSTSGSGSSKTSSGSSATSSSESTSSTSSKSKGAAVAQLAPVSTFMGAIGAVLLAML, via the coding sequence ATGCAATTCAAATCTGGTTTGGCTATCGCCACTTTGATGGCAGCTACTACTTTAGCTGCTAACTCCACCCACTCTTCTATTCCATCATCATGTAGTTTGGGTTCCAGTGCCACGGCCACTGCTCAATCCGATCTAGACAAGTACGCTGGCTGTCAAACTTTAGTCGGTAACTTGACCATCACTGGTGATCTAGGTTCTGCTGCCTTGGCTAACGTTGAAGAAATCGATGGGTCTTTGATCATCAACAACGCCACTTTGCTATCTACTTTCTCTGCTGACTCTGTTAAGACCATTACCGGTGCTTTAACTCTTCAACAATTGACTGTCTTAGCTACCGCTTCTTTCGGCTCTCTAACCAAGGTTGACTCTATCAGTTTGATTACTTTACCAGGTATCGAAACCTTTTCTTCTGAGTTAGAAAGTGCTAACCAAGTCTTAATCACAGATACTTCTTTGGAAAGTGTTGATGGTTTCTCCACTTTGACTAACTGTCAAGTCTTCAAcattaacaacaacaactacCTAACTACTTTCAAATCCGCTTTACAATCCGTCTCCGACTCTCTACAATTTTCTTACAACGGTCAAGCCACCAATGTCACATTCGATCAATTAGTTTGGGCTAACAATATTACTTTGAGAGACGTTAAAAAGGCTTCTTTCGCTAAACTACAAGCTGTTAACGCATCTATCGGGTTCTTCAACAACTCTTTGACCTCCCTAGATTTATCTAAGTTGACTCAAGTTGGTGAAACTTTCACTGTTGTCTCTAACGATGAATTAACCTCTTTGAAGGCTGGTAACTTGACTAAAATTGGTGGTGGGTTCGTCGTTGCTAACAACACTGCTCTATCTAACATTAACGGATTCAGTAAGCTAGAAACCGTCGGTGGTGCCATTATTGTTACTGGTAACTACTCTGCCCTTGATTTGTCCTCATTGAAGTCTGTCAAGGGTGGTGCTGATTTCgaatcttcatcttctaaCTTTTCATGTACTCCATTTAAGAAGTTGGCATCAAAGGGTAACATTCAAGGTACCTTCATCTGTAAGAACGGTGCCACTTCCACTTCAATCAAGTTATCTTCCACTTCCGGTTCAGGCTCTTCTAAGACCTCCTCTGGTTCTTCAGCAACCTCCAGTTCTGAATCTACTTCCTCCACTTCTTCCAAGTCTAAGGGTGCTGCTGTTGCTCAATTAGCCCCTGTTTCTACTTTCATGGGTGCTATTGGTGCTGTTCTTCTAGCTATGTTATGA
- the NCAS0I01430 gene encoding uncharacterized protein (ancestral locus Anc_3.301) — protein MNMTQHDSDTTARSAANLLLRQYRELTDPKRAIPSFHIELEDDSNIFTWNIGVMVLNKDSIYHGGYFQSQMKFPKDFPFSPPQFKFIPPIYHPNVYRDGKLCISILHQSGDAMTSEPDNETWSPVQSVESVLISIVSLLEDPNVSSPANVDAAVEYRKNYNEYKKKVLQQVERSRQCIPNGFVMPTSDTAAYISKKEVDDIKNIENEGQENNRDGSDRIRDEQATKDITDGFWNDSENEEYEDGDEVSMIFEDDYEEE, from the coding sequence ATGAATATGACACAACACGATTCAGACACCACAGCAAGGTCCGCAGCTAACCTTCTACTAAGACAATACAGAGAACTAACGGACCCCAAACGGGCCATCCCATCTTTCCACATTGAACTCGAAGATGATTCAAACATTTTTACGTGGAATATCGGTGTGATGGTCCTCAACAAGGACTCTATCTATCATGGCGGATACTTCCAATCGCAAATGAAATTCCCCAAGGATTTCCCCTTCTCACCACCACAATTTAAGTTTATTCCACCTATTTATCATCCGAATGTGTATAGAGATGGGAAACTTTGCATATCTATTCTGCATCAAAGCGGGGATGCTATGACTAGTGAACCAGATAATGAAACTTGGTCTCCAGTGCAAAGTGTAGAGAGTGTATTGATCTCTATAGTCTCATTGTTAGAGGATCCAAATGTTTCATCACCAGCAAACGTGGATGCTGCCGTCGAGTATaggaaaaattataatgaatataagaaaaagGTCCTTCAACAAGTGGAAAGATCCAGACAATGTATTCCCAATGGGTTTGTCATGCCTACATCAGACACAGCTGCTTATATTTCGAAGAAGGAGGTGGACGATATAAAAAACATAGAAAATGAAGGCCAAGAGAATAACAGGGACGGCAGTGATAGGATACGGGATGAACAAGCCACTAAAGATATAACAGATGGGTTCTGGAATGATagtgaaaatgaagaatatgaGGATGGCGATGAGGTCTCCATGATCTTCGAAGATGATTACGAAGAGGAATAA
- the SLM4 gene encoding Slm4p (ancestral locus Anc_3.300), translated as MIHSANVKAVLEITLKPIDIKTLPYKSPSLQSSLLLSNINGSILSYATSSDANQSNLTTQATSLSNLKMMSLLIKDKWFEDEREYYTQLREKGTNIASKSSNCYSYEVPSLQKMDNEVSEPVSPIQEANSSIHTLNDMAKTETVVRIYTYEIEELHVCVSAIPQSDLLLLFIADNKYPYGLLVMKMEGALEAFKEMYGYRLG; from the coding sequence ATGATTCATTCGGCTAACGTTAAGGCAGTGCTAGAAATTACATTGAAACCCATTGACATTAAGACTTTGCCATACAAGTCTCCAAGTCTACAATCATCACTGCTCTTATCAAACATAAATGGATCCATCCTTTCGTATGCAACTTCATCAGATGCAAATCAATCTAACTTAACTACACAAGCGACCTCTTTAAGTAatctgaaaatgatgaGTCTTCTCATAAAGGATAAATGGTTCGAAGATGAAAGGGAGTATTACACGCAGCTTAGAGAAAAGGGTACCAATATTGCCTCAAAGTCAAGTAATTGTTATTCATACGAGGTACCATCTTTGCAGAAGATGGATAATGAAGTAAGTGAACCAGTGAGTCCCATTCAGGAGGCCAATAGCAGCATTCATACTCTTAACGATATGGCGAAAACAGAAACGGTTGTAAGAATATACACTTATGAGATAGAAGAATTACATGTTTGCGTTAGCGCTATTCCACAGAGTGatctattattattatttattgcCGATAATAAATACCCTTATGGACTGCTCGTGATGAAGATGGAAGGTGCCCTAGAAGCATTCAAAGAAATGTATGGTTATAGACTCGGTTAA
- the NCAS0I01450 gene encoding uncharacterized protein (ancestral locus Anc_3.299), translating into MDSTEGYTESNNIQKCERRSSATLIDLSSDDFFLDSNGSPIDPIEIDETIKIPLPNLFSRTKRRRSIDYDHLGHKNAKSNGVRSIAGAISRNAKLLQETKEARTPEEEMIIWQQEWRSKLKDGLSVYFDSKNDPRANRVMKMKLDKKRDLLKRKFQSYGAKIIPFIDGNVNLIITRQSNPTILSANKDLKVWDYDKTTRFFQNLETNLSSLQATIGGNSTYSMPKDENVHYFGNSFVYLYDLKQEYAPIIKKEWSPEDLRDMKNLPYPIVRRGTYGRCPFIGDKMIDESSCERIMKRYRRDKIHKKYALNLHALYCHHAQPSLQPFNEKTCTIPHTKLDSKICYEKCKLKHPSSPMKSKHSASFNESILADEKLGVSLLSNENITDIDSSCLSSNNSFSISDSVHDCNPSGIYESNEKVNMTVLDRSKIDAFSLYLDSETKMIPAAMNKDLLRIRHGENWTREQGPIGDYISSEKHTRSMLNEKIYDKIDSLINNLRS; encoded by the coding sequence ATGGATTCCACAGAGGGGTATACTGAATCTAATAATATACAGAAGTGTGAAAGACGATCTTCCGCTACACTTATCGATCTAAGTTCCGATGACTTCTTCCTAGATTCAAATGGGTCCCCTATTGATCCAATTGAAATCGATGAGACAATAAAAATCCCATTACCGAACCTATTTTCAAGAACTAAGAGGAGAAGGTCGATCGATTATGATCACTTGGGCCACAAGAACGCCAAAAGTAATGGAGTACGATCTATTGCTGGTGCCATTTCTCGAAATGCAAAGCTCTTGCAAGAGACGAAAGAGGCAAGAACacctgaagaagaaatgattATATGGCAACAAGAATGGAGAAgtaaattgaaagatggATTGTCTGTTTATTTTGACTCCAAGAATGATCCTAGGGCCAACAGagtgatgaaaatgaagttAGATAAAAAGAGAGACCTTTTGAAGCGAAAATTCCAATCATACGGTGCCAAGATTATACCATTTATAGATGGAAATGTTAATTTAATAATCACAAGGCAAAGTAATCCCACTATATTATCGGCTAATAAAGATCTGAAAGTTTGGGATTATGATAAAACTACTAGATTCTTCCAGAACCTTGAGACAAATTTAAGTTCCCTACAAGCCACTATTGGGGGAAATTCTACGTATAGCATGCCtaaggatgaaaatgttCATTATTTTGGAAACTCATTTGTTTATCTTTATGATCTTAAACAGGAATATGcaccaataataaaaaaagaatgGTCCCCTGAAGACCTTCGAGATATGAAAAATCTGCCCTATCCAATAGTAAGAAGGGGGACATACGGGAGGTGTCCCTTTATTGGCGATAAAATGATTGATGAAAGTTCATGTGAACGAATAATGAAAAGGTATAGGCGTGATAAGATACATAAAAAATATGCCCTTAATCTCCATGCATTATATTGTCACCATGCCCAGCCTTCCTTGCAACCTTTCAACGAAAAAACATGCACCATTCCACATACCAAATTAGATTCTAAAATTTGTTACGAAAAATGTAAACTGAAACACCCAAGCAGTCCAATGAAATCAAAACATAGTGCGAGCTTTAATGAAAGTATACTAGCAGATGAAAAACTAGGTGTATCTTTGCTGTCCAACGAGAATATCACTGACATAGATTCTAGTTGtctttcttccaataatagtttttcaatatcagaTAGTGTACATGATTGTAACCCTAGCGGAATATATGAAAGTAATGAAAAAGTGAATATGACGGTACTTGATCGTTCCAAAATCGAtgcattttctttatatttggattctGAAACGAAAATGATCCCAGCGGCAATGAACAAAGatttattaagaataaGACATGGTGAAAATTGGACAAGGGAGCAAGGACCAATAGGTGATTATATTTCGTCTGAGAAGCATACGAGATCAATGCTGAACGAGAAGATTTATGATAAGATCGACAGCTTAATAAACAATCTTCGTTCTTGA
- the NCAS0I01460 gene encoding C2H2-type zinc finger protein: MLQIQKDFMTNTITPEVEDSLTKLGGYDSLSDNFEDESVIEPLSSFLHYTPLNSNWGSGNYQLYDNNNNTPNSNLGTPLRTSSENILTTIDYNGIPKFDSYAEAYSKMLDESLRWTNMSNPAISETGYSVSKPAIHRRYTDTALKVNTASTGYRLSAPEIYGQECSLNKLEVTPPIKEEIFESKPIKQIIPVNDRRRSPPTLSNVIKAKNSGKYGNSHLPSPGHKVEVETSAFDEKLGYFCDVCGKGFRRPSSLRTHSNIRSGNRPYKCPYSNCTKSFNAKSNMLRHYKLHFRLTSGAYVLPSGEISLEKPTSKQLFGKTDDDGSAADES; encoded by the coding sequence ATGttacaaattcaaaaagatTTCATGACAAATACCATCACCCCCGAAGTGGAAGATAGTTTAACCAAATTGGGAGGGTACGACTCTCTATCGGATAATTTTGAGGATGAAAGTGTGATAGAACCACTATCATCCTTCTTACATTATACTCCActtaattcaaattgggGCAGTGGTAACTATCAGCTCTACgacaataataataacacTCCAAACAGTAATTTAGGAACGCCGCTAAGGACTAGTTCCGAAAATATTTTGACTACAATAGATTATAATGGAATACCAAAATTTGACTCATATGCTGAAGCTTATTCAAAAATGCTAGATGAATCCCTACGTTGGACAAATATGAGTAATCCTGCAATATCAGAAACTGGATATAGTGTAAGCAAGCCAGCTATCCATAGAAGATACACGGATACTGCCTTGAAAGTTAACACAGCTTCCACTGGATACAGATTATCTGCACCAGAAATATATGGACAGGAATGctctttaaataaattagaAGTTACTCCTCCCATAAAAGaggaaatatttgaatctAAACCCATTAAACAGATAATACCTGTAAATGATAGAAGACGCTCACCACCAACTTTATCAAATGTCATTAAAGCTAAAAACTCGGGCAAATATGGGAATTCTCATCTACCGTCTCCAGGACATAAAGTGGAAGTTGAAACGTCTGCATTTGACGAAAAATTAGGATACTTTTGTGATGTTTGTGGTAAAGGTTTTAGAAGACCATCTTCTTTAAGAACGCATTCTAACATACGTTCAGGTAACAGACCTTACAAATGCCCTTACAGTAACTGTACTAAATCGTTTAACGCCAAATCAAACATGCTAAGACATTACAAGTTACATTTTAGATTAACTTCTGGTGCATATGTTTTACCTAGTGGGGAAATCAGTCTAGAAAAGCCTACCTCGAAACAGTTATTTGGTAAAACTGATGACGACGGTAGTGCGGCCGATGAGTCATAG
- the ECM8 gene encoding Ecm8p (ancestral locus Anc_3.297), with translation MDLGSYIASTKNTFAKEVDFWIDTTSTNLEEQNNRPLTSASSFARVFSDTTNVSNGQQSLTRKSPNKKPQEQTSHQDYSTFLKFDETQITCKDDFKTKKSGMVFLPRSFQHHVIKKWMKEKYDHDGYILKKNYNCPPSACVKNQEIYGNDNNNILPLNWISHRYIRNSNLSKELLCRFCKGYNWIDVGKYFRHLFLAHGILTEIKPKGRKKYVVEDLQFSDFFTVGVQKIEMKKFSSNLLPLLNVSLIPVPEGYYSQTLNTGFRRSHVCCPNCKNWFRLGWCEHDVIVREDQQNFDSIRDYNLNYDHISYTQKRDRDSIEGLYDNYFTHYVRCTYTKFDGRCLYVQVSSISNN, from the coding sequence atggatttaGGTTCATATATTGCTAGTACGAAGAACACTTTTGCCAAAGAAGTTGATTTCTGGATTGATACGACATCAACGAATTtagaagaacaaaacaaCAGACCATTAACTTCGGCCTCTTCATTCGCTAGAGTTTTTTCAGATACAACCAATGTCTCTAATGGACAACAATCCTTAACCAGAAAGTCTCCAAACAAGAAACCTCAAGAGCAGACTTCGCATCAAGACTATAGTACATTCCTTAAATTCGATGAAACACAGATAACATGCAAAGATGACTTTAAGACTAAAAAAAGTGGCATGGTATTTTTACCCAGAAGTTTCCAACATCATGTAATTAAAAAATGgatgaaagaaaaatacgATCATGATGGGTatatcttgaagaaaaactACAATTGTCCACCATCTGCGTGTGTGAAAAATCAGGAAATCTATGGAAAtgataacaacaatattttaCCTCTAAATTGGATATCACACAGATACATTAGGAATTCTAATCTTTCCAAAGAATTGCTTTGTAGATTTTGCAAGGGATATAATTGGATTGACGTTGGTAAATACTTCAGACATTTGTTTTTGGCTCATGGAATCCTTACGGAAATTAAGCCAAAGGggagaaaaaaatatgttgTGGAAGATTTACAATTTTCAGATTTCTTCACAGTGGGCGTTCAGAAGATtgaaatgaagaaattttcaagtAATCTATTACCATTACTTAATGTCTCTTTAATTCCAGTGCCTGAAGGATATTACTCTCAAACTTTAAATACTGGATTTAGAAGATCTCATGTATGCTGCCCTAATTGCAAGAATTGGTTTCGTCTTGGTTGGTGTGAACACGATGTTATTGTTAGAGAAGATCAGCAGAATTTTGATTCCATAAGGGATTATAATCTGAATTATGATCATATCTCATACACTCAAAAGAGGGACAGAGACTCGATAGAAGGATTATACGATAACTACTTTACTCATTATGTTAGGTGTACTTACACCAAATTTGATGGTAGATGTCTATATGTCCAGGTTTCATCCATTTCTAATAACTAA